Proteins encoded by one window of Camelus bactrianus isolate YW-2024 breed Bactrian camel chromosome 9, ASM4877302v1, whole genome shotgun sequence:
- the LOC105073566 gene encoding large ribosomal subunit protein eL43-like, which produces MKNTVIEINAGSSLGLDLVCADMAKRTKKVGIVGKYGTHYGASLWKMVKKIEISQHAKYTCSFCGKTKMKRRAMGIWHCGSCMKMVAGGAWTYTTSAVTVKSAIRRLKELKDK; this is translated from the coding sequence atgaaaaatacggTTATTGAAATTAATGCTGGTTCCTCTCTGGGCTTGGACTTAGTTTGCGCTGACATGGCCAAACGCACCAAGAAGGTCGGAATCGTCGGTAAATATGGGACCCATTATGGTGCCTCCCTCTGGAAAATGgtgaagaaaattgaaatcagcCAGCATGCCAAGTACACTTGCTCCTTCTGCGGCAAAACCAAGATGAAGAGACGAGCCATGGGCATCTGGCACTGTGGTTCCTGCATGAAAATGGTAGCTGGTGGTGCCTGGACCTACACCACTTCTGCGGTCACAGTAAAGTCTGCCATCAGAAGACTGAAGGAATTGAAGGACAAGTAG